The sequence below is a genomic window from Longimicrobium sp..
GTGCAGGACGAAGTCGCCGCCCAGTGCGGATTTACGGTGGGACCCGGCCTGCATGCCGTGGGATGCGGTGCGCAGCGCTACGGGCTGATAGGAACCCAGACGTATGCCGGGATCGACATTGGCGTGACGACGCTCTCCGCGTTCACCACCCGGCGCGAGGGCGAGCCGGCGGCGAAGCGGCCCCCGAGGTTCGTGTTTGCCGCGGGGACCCTCGGGCTGCAGGCGCGCCCGTCGACGGTGGAGGAGGTGCGCCCGTACGTCGGCCTGGGGCCGGCGCTAGCGATCGGGCCGGGCTCGGAAGTCGGCAGCTTTCTGCAGGGAATGCCCCGGCTCGGCGCCGTGCAGACCATGTTCACGCTGGACGTGGGGCTGGAGCTGTACCCGGTCAGCCACTAAGGGCCGCTGCGCGCATCCCGACGGCGGCGGGCTCCCGCAGGATGTCGGCGAGCGGCGAGCTTCCCGTCAGGGCGACCTGCGCCATCGCGCGGCCGCAGAGGGCGCCGATGACGTTGCCGGTGCCGCTGTAGCCGCCCGCCGCCCACACGCCGGGGCGAACCTCCTCCAGCACCGGCAGCCCCGACGGCGTGTAGCCCACGGAGGCCGCCCATCGGTGCGTGACCGGCGCCCTGACGCCGATGCGCTCGCGGAGAAACCCTTCCAGCCGCGCCTGGACGGTCTCGGACGGCTCCCACTCCTCCGTCCACTCTCCTTCCCCGCCGAGGTCGCGGAACCCACCCAGCGCGATCCGCCCATCCGTCAGCTGCTGCCAGTACTCGTAACCCCAGCGCGCGTACACGGGCCGCGGCAGGCGCACCTCGTCGGTGGGCGCGGTCGCCAGCATCTGCAGGCGGGCGGTGCGCACGCGGCCCCGCAGCTCGGGGAACAGGCCTTCCAGCCGCCCGTCCGCCGCCACGATCACGGCCCCGCACCGCACCCGTCCCACGGGCGTGACCACTTGGCCTTGGCCGATCTCGATGGCGGGCGAGTGCTCGTACAGGCGCGCGCCGCGCACCGCCGCGCGGCGCGCGAGCGTGCGGCAGCGGCGCAGCGGCTGGAAGGCGGCATCGGCGGGAAAGAGCAGGCCGCGCCCCTCCGGCCCGTCGTAACACTCCACCGCAAAGCCGTCCGCCTGCAGGCCTTGCATCTGGCTCCGGCAGTCGTCTTCTTCCTCGGGCGTGTCCACGATGCGCAGCGACCCGGTGATCCGCACGGCATCCGGCGTTTCCGCGGCCATCCGCGCCACCTGCTCCAGCGTCAGCCGGTAGACCGAACTCGCCCACTCGCGGCCCAGCTTGCGGACGGCGTCGTGGTAGAAGTCGTACGTCCCCGCCAGCAGGAAACCACCGTTGCGTCCCGCCGCGCCGCCCGCGACCATCCCCGCATCCACCCCGACGACGCTCAGCCCGTGGTCCAGCAGCTCCGTGACGCCCGCCAGCCCCGAGCCTCCAAGCCCCACCACGCAGACGTCCGCGGAAACGTCGCCCTCCAGAGACGGGAGCGCGGTCCAGGGCTCGTCGTCCCACACGGGCGTGTTCGGCCGCGGCTGGCCGGGAGAGGCAGGATGGTGATTCATGCGACAAAGACGAGGTGCCGGCTGGCTCGGAGTTCTCACGCGGGTGCCGGGATCACGCAAAGATATCGCGGAGCGATGGTCGATCGCGAGTGTTCAGGCGGCGGAAGAGGAGCGGCGGATGGTCATCGCATTGAGGCGGGTCGCGTTGCTGGCCCTGCTGGCGCTGCTCGTTTCCTGCATGAACATGATCGGGTGCTGCGCCAGCGACTGCGAGCGGTTTCCACGGTAATGCGAAGCGAACCGGCTCGCGCAATCCACAGCCGCCACCACGACCCTGGCCTCCTTCGCCATCTTCGTCGTGTCACTCGCGGCCTCGTTCCGCATGCGACGGCGCACTACGCACGAATAACCCAATAGAGACAAAATTTCCGTTGACCGGAGCCCGACGGAGCGCGCACCTTGGGGGACCACGCAGGTCTTTCACCCACTCCGCACCCCGGAACCCACCATGAAGCCCCCAACGTTTTTCCGCGCCGCACTCACCCTCCTCGGCGTGGCCGCACTGGCCGCCTGCGCCGACCAGCCCCTGGCCCCTCGCGCGACCCAGCCAGCAGGACCCGCGCTCACCGTGATTCCCACCAACGCGCTGGCCTCCATCGACGCCGGCTCCACCCACAGCTGCGGCCTGACCTCCGCGGGCCAGGGCTGGTGCTGGGGCCGCAACAACGTCGGCCAGCTGGGCGACAGCACGGCCGCATCCACCACCGTGCCCGTCCCCGTCTTCCATCCCTCGGGCGTCACCTTCACCCAGGTGAGCGCGGGAGCCATCCACACCTGCGCCATCACCTCCGCGGGGCAGGCCTACTGCTGGGGCAGCAACGGCGACGGCCGCCTGGGCGACAGCACCACGGTCCTGCCGCTGATGCCCGTGGCCGTGAAGCCGCTCGGGGCCATCGCGTTCACCAGCATCAGCGCGGGCGGGTCCCACACCTGCGGGCTGAACGGCTCGGGCCAGGCGTACTGCTGGGGGAACAACTCGTCGGCGCAGATCGGCGACAGCACCAAGACCTTCGCCGTGACGCCGGTGGCGGTGCGCATGCCCGCCGGCGTCACGTTCAGCGCCATCGCCGCGGGGGGAACACACACCTGCGCCCTGGCCACCACGGGCCAGGCCTACTGCTGGGGCTACGGCGGCGACGGCGCGGTGGGCAACAACTCCACGCTGGGCAGCCGCATTCCCGTCGCGGTGCAGCAGCCGGCGGGGGTAACGTTCACCTCCATCGCCACCGAGTACAACCACTCGTGCGGGCTGACCTCGGGCGGGCAGGCATACTGCTGGGGCTACAACTTCTACGGCCAGGTGGGCGACAGCACCACGGTGTCGCCGCGCAAGGTTCCCGTGGCCGTCGTGCAGCCCGCCGGCGTCACCTTCGTGCAGCTGTCCACCGGCGGCTCCCACACCTGTGGCGTGACCAGCGGCGGACAGGCTTACTGCTGGGGCCGCAACACGCAGGGGCAGTTCGGCGACGGCACGCTGACGGGGGCGCTCACCCCCACCGCGGTCTCACAGCCCCTGGGCGTCAGCTACGGCCTGGTGACGGCCGGATCCGAGCAGACCTGCGGGCTGGACGGCGTGGGCCAGGCCTGGTGCTCGGGCCGCAACGACTTCTCGCAGCTGGGCGACGGAAGCACCACGCGGCGCACCTCGCCCGTAGCCGTTTCGCACTGAGCACATCAGGCAGTTGATTGGACGGACGCGGCGGGCCGGATGCATCGGCCCGCCGCGTCCTTCGTCGGGGTACCTGCATCATGCGTCCACCACCGTCTCTTAGCCGAGAAGATCAAGCGATGCCAGGTCGCGGTGGCCTGTTGATCAGGGGACCTTTGCCGCGGCCCTGCTTCCGCTTGCGGGGTGCACGGCCATGGGGCCAGGCGACGGGTTGATGTGGGGTTTTTTCGTTCCAAGGCATAGACTCGGCTCCGGGTGGGCGGGGGTAAAACGCAAAAAAGCCCCAGCCACCCGGAATTGGGTGTGGGGCCTGTGGCGGTCGAGTTGTCTCCGCGCCATTGGCGCGTGTCACAAGTATTACAAGGCTCGGCGCACCAGTCAACCCCCTCACTCGTTGAAATGAGCACCCAGCACGCGCGCGCGGGATTTGCGGCGGGCGTCGTCCCTCGCGGGTCGGCTCACACGAGATGGGAGATGCGGATGAAGGTGCTGGTGATCGGGGCGACGGGAACCATCGGCCTCGCGGTGGCCGAAGCGCTGCGGGCGGAGCACGAGGTAGTTTCGGCGGCGCGGAGCAGCGGTGACGCGCGCGTGGACATCGCCTCGCCGGAGTCCATCCGCGGCCTGTTCCGGCAGGTGGGGCGCGTGGACGCGGTGGTGTCGTGCACGGGAAGCGCGGCGTTCAAGCCGCTGGACCAGCTTTCGGACGAGGACTTCGCGTTCAGCCTGTCGAACAAGCTGATGGGCCAGGTGAACGTGATCCGCTCCGGCCTGGAGCACGTCGCAGACGGCGGGTCCATCACCGTCACCAGCGGCGTGCTGAGCCAGGAGCCCGCCCCCGGCACGTCGGCCATCAGCCTGGTGAACGCGGGGCTGGAGGGCTTCGCGCGGGCGGCCGCCCTGGATGCGCCGCGCGGAATCCGCATCAACGTGGTCAGCCCACCGTGGGTGAGCGAAACGCTCGAGGCGATGGGCCGCGACCCGGCCGGCGGCCTCCCCGCCGCGATCGTCGCCCACGCCTACGTGGATGCCGTCTCCGGCGCGTTCAACGGCCAGGTGCTCGACGCGCGAAAATACGCCTGATCCTCGGCGCAACGTTCACAGCAGAGCAGCAGGGGGAACTTCGCTCAGTTCCTCTGCTGCTCTGCTGCTCTGCGTGCGATCATCAGCCGATGCCGTACTCGCGCGCGAGGAGTTCGTACGAGCGCCGGCGGGCGGCGTGGCTGTGGACCGTGGTGATCACCATCACTTCGTCCGTGCCCGTTTCCACGACGACGGCGTCGATGCGCTCCCGCACGTCGGCCGGGGTGCCCACGAAGGTCAG
It includes:
- a CDS encoding FAD-binding oxidoreductase gives rise to the protein MNHHPASPGQPRPNTPVWDDEPWTALPSLEGDVSADVCVVGLGGSGLAGVTELLDHGLSVVGVDAGMVAGGAAGRNGGFLLAGTYDFYHDAVRKLGREWASSVYRLTLEQVARMAAETPDAVRITGSLRIVDTPEEEDDCRSQMQGLQADGFAVECYDGPEGRGLLFPADAAFQPLRRCRTLARRAAVRGARLYEHSPAIEIGQGQVVTPVGRVRCGAVIVAADGRLEGLFPELRGRVRTARLQMLATAPTDEVRLPRPVYARWGYEYWQQLTDGRIALGGFRDLGGEGEWTEEWEPSETVQARLEGFLRERIGVRAPVTHRWAASVGYTPSGLPVLEEVRPGVWAAGGYSGTGNVIGALCGRAMAQVALTGSSPLADILREPAAVGMRAAALSG
- a CDS encoding short chain dehydrogenase is translated as MKVLVIGATGTIGLAVAEALRAEHEVVSAARSSGDARVDIASPESIRGLFRQVGRVDAVVSCTGSAAFKPLDQLSDEDFAFSLSNKLMGQVNVIRSGLEHVADGGSITVTSGVLSQEPAPGTSAISLVNAGLEGFARAAALDAPRGIRINVVSPPWVSETLEAMGRDPAGGLPAAIVAHAYVDAVSGAFNGQVLDARKYA